The Shinella zoogloeoides genome includes a region encoding these proteins:
- a CDS encoding DMT family transporter, which produces MTDIAASSPHSGSARLGVMLMLLGMVMFSLNDVLGKWLVSTYSVGQLMLIRSLAALVVLMPFFWRMGWRRLIDVDRPKLHILRTTLFAIEASGFYFAVAYMPLADTMTYWLAAPIYVAALSPLMLGEKVGWRRWTAIIVGFVGVLIALSPSKDTFTLPALIALAGSMAFGLAMVLGRSLRTTPDTTLVFWQVAGAAILAGIWCLADPAGWTPVKPLDFGLLSLLGIVAMSAHMLVNRSLKLADAATVVPLQYTMLLWAVVFGWIFFGDAPRTAMLVGAGFIVASGLFIFFREQQLKRRAG; this is translated from the coding sequence ATGACCGACATCGCCGCTTCCTCCCCTCATTCCGGCTCCGCCCGTCTCGGCGTCATGCTGATGCTGCTCGGCATGGTCATGTTCTCGCTGAACGACGTGCTCGGCAAATGGCTGGTCTCCACCTATTCCGTCGGCCAGCTCATGCTGATCCGCAGCCTTGCAGCGCTCGTCGTGCTGATGCCCTTCTTCTGGCGCATGGGCTGGCGGCGGCTGATCGACGTCGATCGGCCGAAGCTGCATATCCTGCGCACCACCCTCTTCGCCATCGAGGCCTCCGGCTTCTACTTCGCCGTCGCCTATATGCCGCTCGCCGATACCATGACCTACTGGCTCGCCGCGCCGATCTACGTCGCCGCGCTCTCACCGCTCATGCTGGGCGAGAAAGTCGGCTGGCGGCGCTGGACAGCCATCATCGTCGGCTTCGTCGGGGTCCTCATCGCGCTGTCGCCGTCGAAGGACACGTTCACCCTGCCTGCGCTGATCGCGCTTGCCGGCAGCATGGCCTTCGGCCTCGCCATGGTGCTCGGCCGCTCGCTGCGGACGACGCCCGACACGACGCTGGTGTTCTGGCAGGTCGCCGGCGCGGCCATCCTCGCCGGCATCTGGTGCCTTGCCGATCCGGCCGGCTGGACGCCCGTCAAGCCGCTCGATTTCGGCCTGCTCAGCCTTCTCGGCATCGTGGCGATGAGCGCGCATATGCTGGTGAACCGCTCGCTGAAGCTCGCCGACGCGGCGACCGTGGTGCCGCTGCAATATACGATGCTGCTCTGGGCGGTGGTCTTCGGCTGGATCTTCTTCGGCGATGCGCCCCGGACCGCCATGCTGGTCGGCGCCGGCTTCATCGTGGCGTCCGGCCTCTTCATCTTCTTCCGCGAACAGCAGTTGAAGCGCCGCGCCGGCTGA
- a CDS encoding GMC family oxidoreductase has product MAAPYDLNDDGVVVIIGSGAGGGTLGNELAQKGIDVVILEAGSRIEHEDFINDEWDSFAQLAWLDHRTTGGGWRVAKDFPNLPAWIVKAVGGTTTHWAGASLRFQEHEFKTLTHYGKVEGANLLDWPLTLAELEPYYAKAEDKMGVTRTNGIEGLPGNNNFKILKAGADKLGYKECHTGNMAINSADRDDRMSCQQTGFCFQGCKWGAKWSTLYTEIPKGEATGKLEIRPNSHVVKIEHDDSGKVTNVVYADKDGKLHSQKARIVCVAGNSIESPRLLLNSASGKYPDGLANSSGQVGKNYMRHTTGSVYAVFEKPVHMYRGTTMAGIIRDEARHDPSRGFVGGYELETLSLGVPFMAAFLDPGGWGRSFASAMDSYANMAGLWIVGEDLAQEQNAVKLHGELKDQYGMPIPDVWFTDHPNDVAMRDHAYKQGQALYEAVGATRSFPTPPYPSTHNLGTNRMSEKAEDGVVNKWGQTHDIKNLFVSDGSQFTSGAAENPTLTIVTLAIRQADHIAKEMAAGTI; this is encoded by the coding sequence ATGGCAGCTCCTTATGATCTCAACGACGACGGCGTGGTCGTCATCATCGGCTCGGGTGCCGGCGGCGGCACGCTGGGCAACGAACTGGCGCAGAAGGGGATCGACGTCGTCATCCTGGAAGCCGGTTCACGGATCGAGCACGAGGACTTCATCAACGACGAATGGGACAGCTTCGCCCAGCTCGCCTGGCTCGACCATCGCACGACCGGCGGCGGCTGGCGGGTCGCGAAGGACTTTCCCAACCTGCCGGCCTGGATCGTCAAGGCCGTCGGCGGCACCACGACGCACTGGGCCGGCGCGTCCCTGCGCTTCCAGGAGCACGAGTTCAAGACGCTGACCCATTATGGCAAGGTCGAGGGCGCCAACCTGCTCGACTGGCCGCTGACGCTCGCCGAGCTGGAGCCGTATTACGCCAAGGCCGAGGACAAGATGGGCGTGACGCGCACCAACGGCATCGAGGGCCTGCCCGGCAACAACAACTTCAAGATCCTGAAGGCGGGTGCGGACAAGCTCGGCTACAAGGAATGTCACACCGGCAACATGGCGATCAACTCGGCCGATCGCGACGATCGAATGAGCTGTCAGCAGACCGGCTTCTGCTTCCAGGGGTGCAAGTGGGGCGCCAAATGGTCGACGCTCTATACGGAAATCCCGAAGGGCGAGGCGACCGGCAAGCTGGAGATCCGTCCCAACTCGCATGTCGTGAAGATCGAGCACGACGACAGCGGCAAGGTGACGAACGTCGTCTATGCCGACAAGGACGGCAAGCTGCACAGCCAGAAGGCCCGCATCGTCTGCGTCGCCGGCAATTCCATCGAAAGCCCGCGCCTGCTGCTCAATTCCGCATCCGGCAAATATCCGGACGGGCTTGCCAATTCCTCGGGCCAGGTCGGCAAGAATTACATGCGCCACACGACCGGCTCGGTCTATGCCGTCTTCGAGAAGCCGGTGCACATGTATCGCGGCACTACCATGGCCGGCATCATTCGCGACGAGGCGCGGCACGATCCGTCCCGCGGCTTCGTCGGCGGCTACGAGCTGGAAACCCTCTCGCTCGGCGTGCCCTTCATGGCCGCGTTCCTCGATCCGGGCGGCTGGGGCCGCTCTTTCGCCTCCGCCATGGACAGCTATGCCAACATGGCCGGCCTCTGGATCGTCGGCGAGGATCTGGCGCAGGAGCAGAACGCGGTAAAGCTGCATGGCGAACTGAAGGACCAGTACGGCATGCCGATCCCGGATGTCTGGTTCACCGACCATCCGAACGACGTTGCCATGCGCGACCATGCCTACAAGCAGGGGCAGGCGCTCTATGAGGCCGTCGGCGCGACCCGCAGCTTCCCGACGCCGCCCTATCCCTCCACGCACAATCTCGGCACCAACCGCATGAGCGAGAAGGCTGAGGACGGCGTCGTCAACAAATGGGGCCAGACCCACGACATCAAGAACCTCTTCGTCTCGGACGGCAGCCAGTTCACCAGCGGCGCGGCGGAAAACCCGACGCTGACCATCGTCACGCTCGCCATCCGCCAGGCCGACCATATCGCCAAGGAAATGGCCGCCGGGACGATCTGA
- a CDS encoding gluconate 2-dehydrogenase subunit 3 family protein produces MTTIYEQRPGLSRRELLKRGTLGAALIITGNAVISPDRAWGMETTALKPETMATLIKLARDIYPHDAVSDRFYAIAVKGHETKAGTDAKHKELIEAGIADLDKRAGGGGYRGLGWEDDRVKILRDIETTPFFQAVRGDLVVSFYNQKELWPHFGYEGESYSKGGYIARGFNDIEWL; encoded by the coding sequence ATGACGACCATCTACGAGCAGCGCCCCGGGCTTTCCCGGCGCGAGCTTCTCAAGCGCGGCACGCTCGGCGCGGCGCTCATCATCACCGGCAATGCGGTGATCAGCCCCGACCGGGCCTGGGGCATGGAGACGACGGCCCTCAAGCCCGAGACCATGGCGACCCTCATCAAGCTTGCCCGCGACATCTACCCGCACGACGCGGTCTCCGACCGTTTCTACGCCATCGCGGTCAAGGGGCACGAGACCAAGGCCGGCACCGACGCCAAGCACAAGGAACTGATCGAGGCGGGCATCGCCGATCTCGACAAGCGGGCGGGCGGGGGCGGCTATCGCGGCCTCGGCTGGGAAGACGACCGGGTGAAGATCCTGCGCGATATCGAGACGACGCCCTTCTTCCAGGCGGTGCGCGGCGATCTCGTCGTCTCCTTCTATAACCAGAAGGAGCTCTGGCCGCATTTCGGCTACGAGGGCGAATCCTATTCCAAGGGCGGCTATATCGCCCGCGGCTTCAACGACATCGAATGGCTTTGA
- a CDS encoding VOC family protein: MAKTIHSMIRVLDEGRSVDFYGKAFGLAIADRLDFETFTLVYMSNAESEFELELTINKGRTEPYDLGDGYGHLAVSVADLDGEHARLAALGYTLGKIVEFNRDGGLLARFFFVTDPDGYKIEVLQRHGRFK; the protein is encoded by the coding sequence GTGGCAAAGACCATTCATTCCATGATCCGTGTCCTCGACGAGGGGCGTTCCGTGGATTTTTACGGCAAGGCATTTGGCCTCGCCATCGCCGATCGGCTCGATTTCGAGACCTTCACGCTCGTCTACATGAGCAATGCGGAAAGCGAATTCGAGCTCGAGCTGACGATCAACAAGGGCAGGACCGAACCCTACGACCTCGGGGACGGCTATGGTCATCTCGCCGTCTCGGTGGCCGATCTCGACGGCGAGCACGCGCGCCTTGCGGCCCTCGGCTACACGCTGGGCAAGATCGTCGAGTTCAATCGCGACGGCGGCCTTCTCGCCCGCTTCTTCTTCGTCACCGATCCGGATGGCTACAAGATCGAGGTCCTGCAACGGCACGGCCGCTTCAAATGA
- a CDS encoding ribbon-helix-helix domain-containing protein, translated as MCEVFAGQDPQRYRPVNRSVRIGGHSTSIQIEAAFWDLIDEMSASQGMSTSRFLSTLYDEALEINGSVPNFASLLRTSCLIYIMGGAAKGEQPREFHIVAAE; from the coding sequence ATGTGTGAGGTCTTTGCGGGCCAGGATCCGCAACGCTACCGGCCCGTCAACCGTTCGGTGCGAATCGGGGGGCATTCGACGAGCATTCAGATCGAGGCAGCCTTCTGGGACCTGATCGACGAGATGTCGGCAAGCCAGGGAATGTCGACCTCCCGCTTCCTCTCGACGCTCTATGACGAGGCGCTGGAGATCAACGGTTCGGTGCCGAACTTCGCCTCGCTGCTGCGGACGAGCTGTCTCATCTACATCATGGGCGGAGCGGCCAAGGGCGAGCAGCCGCGGGAGTTCCACATCGTCGCGGCGGAATGA
- a CDS encoding MerR family transcriptional regulator, whose amino-acid sequence MGSGEPVHYKVAEAARLAGVSASTLRLWETQGLVVPGRSETGHRQYSAEDVTRLKRIAWYRTERGLNPAAIREALEAEEPAADTGAWEGDAPQGVGRKLRSLRHAAGKTLEQVAGDIGIATSMLSTFERTSLGVTFRVLHDLADYYGTTVSKLSGEEEEDNRSVVRAGEWKFWPETSPGVTVQVLADGRNMMDCHRFVLAPGASSDGAYTHDGEEFVHVLCGQVEIVLDGHEFHDLGPGDSLYFSSCRRHAWRNRHDGETVLIWINTPPTF is encoded by the coding sequence ATGGGTTCCGGCGAACCGGTGCATTACAAGGTGGCGGAAGCCGCGCGGCTTGCCGGCGTTTCGGCCTCCACGCTGCGCCTGTGGGAAACGCAGGGGCTCGTCGTGCCCGGCCGCTCGGAAACGGGGCACCGGCAATACAGCGCCGAGGACGTGACCCGGCTGAAGCGCATCGCCTGGTATCGCACGGAACGCGGCCTCAACCCCGCCGCCATCCGCGAGGCATTGGAGGCCGAGGAACCTGCCGCCGATACGGGAGCCTGGGAGGGCGATGCGCCTCAGGGCGTCGGGCGCAAGCTGCGGAGCCTGCGCCATGCCGCTGGCAAGACGCTCGAACAGGTCGCAGGCGATATCGGCATCGCGACCTCGATGCTCTCCACCTTCGAGCGCACCTCGTTAGGCGTGACCTTCCGCGTGCTGCATGACCTTGCCGATTACTACGGCACGACCGTCTCGAAACTCTCCGGCGAGGAGGAAGAGGACAACCGTTCCGTCGTCAGGGCGGGGGAGTGGAAATTCTGGCCCGAGACGTCTCCGGGCGTCACCGTGCAGGTGCTGGCGGACGGGCGCAACATGATGGACTGCCACCGCTTCGTGCTGGCGCCCGGCGCGTCGAGTGACGGCGCCTACACGCATGACGGCGAGGAGTTCGTGCACGTGCTTTGCGGGCAGGTCGAAATCGTGCTCGACGGCCACGAATTCCACGACCTCGGCCCCGGCGACAGCCTCTATTTCTCAAGCTGCCGCCGCCACGCCTGGCGCAATCGCCACGATGGCGAGACCGTGCTGATCTGGATCAACACGCCCCCGACATTCTAG
- a CDS encoding 4-aminobutyrate--2-oxoglutarate transaminase: MTATPLTDRKNAAISRGVGMTTQIYADRAENAEIWDKEGNRYIDFAAGIAVVNTGHRHPRVIEAVKKQLDRFTHTCHQVVPYENYVELAERLNAITPGNFAKKTIFVTTGAEAVENAVKIARAATGRQAVIAFSGGFHGRTFMGMALTGKVVPYKVGFGAMPGDVFHAPFPVEMHGTSVEQSLGVLKKLFAADVDPNRVAAIIVEPVQGEGGFYPVPVNFMKALREICDQHGILLIADEVQTGFARTGKLFAMEHYGIAADLMTMAKGLGGGFPIAAVTGRAEIMDAPGPGGLGGTYAGNPLGVAAAHAVLDVIKDEDLCNRAENLGARLKQRLASLQDKVPEIVDIRGPGFMNAVEFNDVTTKQPSADFANKVRLKALEKGLILLTCGVHGNVIRFLAPITIQDEVFAEALDILEAAMVEARAA; this comes from the coding sequence ATGACCGCCACGCCTCTGACAGACCGCAAGAACGCCGCCATTTCCCGCGGCGTCGGCATGACCACGCAGATCTACGCCGACCGCGCGGAAAACGCCGAGATCTGGGACAAGGAAGGCAACCGCTATATCGATTTCGCCGCCGGCATCGCCGTGGTCAATACCGGCCACCGCCATCCGCGCGTCATCGAGGCCGTCAAGAAGCAGCTCGACCGCTTCACGCATACCTGCCACCAGGTCGTTCCTTACGAGAACTATGTCGAGCTCGCCGAGCGCCTGAACGCCATCACCCCCGGCAACTTCGCCAAGAAGACGATCTTCGTGACGACCGGCGCCGAAGCCGTCGAGAATGCCGTGAAGATCGCCCGCGCCGCCACTGGCCGCCAGGCCGTCATCGCCTTTTCGGGCGGCTTCCACGGCCGCACCTTCATGGGCATGGCGCTGACCGGCAAGGTCGTGCCCTACAAGGTCGGCTTCGGCGCCATGCCGGGCGACGTCTTCCACGCGCCCTTCCCCGTCGAGATGCACGGCACGAGCGTCGAGCAGTCGCTGGGCGTCCTGAAGAAGCTCTTCGCCGCCGACGTCGATCCGAACCGCGTCGCCGCGATCATCGTCGAGCCCGTGCAGGGCGAAGGCGGCTTCTATCCCGTCCCGGTCAATTTCATGAAGGCGCTGCGCGAGATCTGCGACCAGCACGGCATCCTGCTCATCGCCGACGAGGTGCAGACAGGCTTTGCCCGTACCGGCAAGCTCTTCGCCATGGAGCACTACGGCATCGCGGCCGATCTGATGACCATGGCCAAGGGCCTCGGCGGCGGATTCCCGATCGCGGCCGTCACCGGCCGCGCGGAAATCATGGACGCCCCCGGTCCGGGCGGCCTCGGCGGCACCTATGCCGGCAACCCGCTCGGCGTTGCGGCGGCCCATGCCGTGCTCGACGTCATCAAGGACGAGGATCTCTGCAACCGCGCCGAAAATCTCGGTGCGCGCCTCAAGCAGCGCCTGGCCTCGCTGCAGGACAAGGTGCCGGAGATCGTCGACATCCGCGGCCCGGGCTTCATGAACGCCGTCGAGTTCAACGACGTCACCACGAAGCAGCCGAGCGCCGACTTCGCCAACAAGGTGCGCCTGAAGGCCCTCGAAAAGGGCCTGATCCTGCTCACCTGCGGCGTGCACGGCAACGTCATCCGTTTCCTCGCGCCGATCACCATCCAGGACGAGGTCTTCGCCGAAGCGCTCGACATTCTCGAAGCGGCGATGGTCGAAGCCCGCGCCGCCTGA
- a CDS encoding NAD-dependent succinate-semialdehyde dehydrogenase has protein sequence MAFYDALTRHLKSTEFLRDAGYVNGNWIGGNGAATFDVLNPATGEKLATLPEMGASETAAAIDAAYKAQGPWAARPAKDRSTLLRKWNDLIVANANELAAILTAEMGKPLPEARGEILYAASYVEWYAEEAKRINGETIPAPSPDRRMLVIKQPVGVVGAITPWNFPAAMIARKVAPALAVGCTVVSKPAEQTPLSAIALAVLAEKAGIPAGVFNVILGTDGPAIGKELCFNPKVRKISFTGSTEVGRILMRQCSDQIKKVSLELGGNAPFIVFDDANLDAAVEGAMASKYRNAGQTCVCANRLYVQSNVYDAFAEKLAKKVAELSVGNGFDKGTTIGPLIEEAAIDKVEAHIADAVSKGATVIAGGKRIEGKGTFFQPTVLKDVARGMTVAKEETFGPVAPLFRFDTVEDVIEQANDTEFGLAAYFFAGDLKKVWKVAEALEYGMVGVNTGLISSEAAPFGGIKQSGLGREGSAHGAEDYLELKYVCMGDVA, from the coding sequence ATGGCCTTTTACGACGCTCTGACCAGGCACCTGAAATCGACCGAATTCCTGCGCGACGCCGGCTATGTCAACGGCAACTGGATCGGCGGCAACGGCGCCGCGACCTTCGATGTCCTCAATCCCGCGACGGGCGAAAAACTGGCGACGCTGCCGGAAATGGGCGCGAGCGAAACCGCCGCCGCCATCGACGCCGCCTACAAGGCGCAAGGCCCATGGGCCGCCCGACCCGCCAAGGACCGCAGCACCCTGCTGCGCAAGTGGAACGACCTGATCGTCGCCAATGCCAACGAGCTGGCCGCCATCCTCACCGCCGAAATGGGCAAGCCCCTGCCGGAAGCGCGCGGCGAAATCCTCTATGCCGCCTCCTATGTCGAGTGGTACGCGGAAGAGGCCAAGCGCATCAACGGCGAGACGATCCCGGCCCCCTCGCCGGACAGGCGCATGCTCGTCATCAAGCAGCCGGTCGGCGTCGTCGGCGCGATCACGCCGTGGAACTTCCCGGCCGCGATGATCGCGCGCAAGGTCGCCCCGGCGCTCGCCGTCGGCTGCACGGTAGTCTCCAAGCCGGCCGAGCAGACGCCGCTTTCGGCCATCGCCCTTGCGGTGCTGGCGGAAAAGGCCGGCATTCCGGCCGGCGTCTTCAACGTCATCCTCGGCACCGATGGCCCCGCCATCGGCAAGGAGCTCTGCTTCAATCCGAAGGTGCGGAAGATCTCCTTCACCGGCTCCACGGAGGTCGGCCGCATCCTGATGCGCCAGTGCTCCGACCAGATCAAGAAGGTGAGCCTGGAACTCGGCGGCAACGCGCCCTTCATCGTCTTCGATGATGCCAATCTCGACGCCGCCGTCGAGGGTGCGATGGCCTCGAAATACCGCAATGCCGGCCAGACCTGCGTGTGCGCCAATCGGCTCTACGTCCAGTCGAACGTCTACGACGCCTTTGCGGAAAAGCTGGCGAAGAAGGTCGCCGAGCTCTCCGTCGGCAACGGCTTCGACAAGGGCACGACCATCGGCCCGCTGATCGAGGAAGCCGCCATCGACAAGGTCGAAGCCCATATCGCCGACGCCGTTTCCAAGGGTGCCACGGTGATCGCCGGCGGCAAGCGCATCGAGGGCAAGGGCACCTTCTTCCAGCCGACCGTACTGAAGGACGTCGCCCGCGGCATGACGGTGGCGAAGGAAGAGACCTTCGGCCCCGTCGCTCCGCTCTTCCGCTTCGATACGGTCGAAGATGTGATCGAGCAGGCCAACGACACCGAATTCGGCCTAGCCGCCTACTTCTTCGCCGGCGATCTCAAGAAGGTCTGGAAGGTGGCCGAAGCGCTGGAATACGGCATGGTCGGCGTCAATACCGGCCTCATCTCCTCCGAAGCCGCCCCCTTCGGCGGCATCAAGCAGTCCGGCCTCGGCCGCGAGGGCTCGGCCCACGGCGCGGAGGATTATCTGGAGCTGAAATATGTCTGCATGGGCGACGTCGCCTGA
- a CDS encoding type II toxin-antitoxin system VapC family toxin produces the protein MFIAASAIVAMMADESDATILSTRLMSVDTRVTSPMALWEASVAYSRIFGLEPQAALREVQAYIRPFDVTVATIEPAMTAAAVDAYQRFGKGRHPASLNFGDCFAYACARHLNMPLLYKGDDFSKTDIEAA, from the coding sequence ATGTTTATCGCTGCCTCAGCCATCGTCGCCATGATGGCGGATGAAAGCGATGCGACGATATTGTCCACGCGTTTGATGAGCGTTGATACGAGGGTGACGTCGCCGATGGCGCTTTGGGAGGCGTCTGTCGCTTACAGCAGGATTTTCGGACTTGAGCCGCAAGCAGCCCTGCGTGAGGTCCAGGCCTACATTCGTCCCTTCGATGTTACGGTGGCTACGATCGAGCCGGCAATGACGGCCGCTGCCGTCGACGCCTATCAACGCTTCGGCAAGGGACGCCATCCTGCAAGCCTCAACTTCGGCGATTGTTTCGCCTATGCCTGCGCCCGGCATCTCAACATGCCGCTGCTCTATAAAGGGGACGACTTCTCCAAAACGGATATCGAAGCCGCGTAG
- a CDS encoding type II toxin-antitoxin system VapB family antitoxin, with the protein MPLYVKDQEVDRLADRLSALRKVSKTEAVRQALAHELERVESEPTLVEKAVAMTRALNQKYSPTGLKADKAFIDSLYED; encoded by the coding sequence ATGCCGCTCTATGTAAAAGATCAGGAAGTCGACAGGCTCGCCGACCGGCTTTCCGCTCTGCGCAAGGTCAGCAAGACCGAGGCGGTGCGACAGGCTTTGGCGCATGAACTCGAGCGGGTTGAAAGCGAGCCGACCTTGGTGGAGAAGGCTGTTGCCATGACCCGCGCGTTGAATCAGAAGTATTCTCCGACTGGTCTCAAGGCCGATAAGGCCTTCATCGATAGCCTTTACGAAGACTGA
- the maiA gene encoding maleylacetoacetate isomerase: MSEEIVLYDYWRSSASYRVRIALESLGLAYRRVSVDLLAGEQRAPEHRARNPQGLVPALVIDGQTLTQSLAIIEYLSETRPGARFLPADPLGRQRVRALSYAIAMEIHAVCNTGIVGHVMEITGGGDEVRSNWMKKFIGEGLAAVEILLENTATDTFCHGDTPTMADFCLVPQVYNANRWGVDISGLERVRRIAETCLELPAFKAAHPETVRAT; the protein is encoded by the coding sequence ATGAGCGAGGAGATCGTGCTCTACGACTACTGGCGTTCTTCCGCCAGCTACCGCGTGCGCATCGCGCTCGAAAGCCTCGGCCTCGCCTACCGGCGGGTCTCCGTGGACCTTCTGGCCGGTGAGCAGCGCGCGCCCGAACACCGCGCCCGCAACCCGCAGGGCCTCGTCCCGGCGCTGGTGATCGACGGCCAGACGTTGACGCAGTCCCTCGCGATCATCGAATACCTCTCGGAAACGCGCCCCGGGGCGCGTTTCCTCCCCGCCGACCCGCTCGGCCGGCAGCGTGTGCGCGCGCTCTCCTACGCCATCGCCATGGAAATCCACGCCGTCTGCAACACGGGCATCGTCGGCCATGTCATGGAGATCACCGGCGGCGGAGACGAAGTTCGTTCCAACTGGATGAAGAAGTTCATCGGCGAAGGCCTCGCCGCCGTCGAAATCCTGCTCGAAAATACCGCCACCGACACCTTCTGCCACGGCGACACCCCCACCATGGCCGACTTCTGCCTCGTCCCGCAGGTCTACAACGCCAACCGTTGGGGTGTGGACATATCCGGGCTGGAGCGGGTGCGCCGCATCGCCGAAACCTGCTTGGAATTGCCAGCCTTCAAGGCGGCGCATCCGGAGACGGTGAGGGCGACCTGA
- a CDS encoding fumarylacetoacetate hydrolase family protein, whose protein sequence is MKLATLKDSTRDGRLVVVSRDLTRCSEVGHIARSLQAALDDWAHVAPRLERVAEGLETGSQPTTRFHEHDATSPLPRAYQWADGSAYVNHVELVRKARNAEMPESFWTDPLMYQGGSDSFLGPRDPILASDEAWGIDMEGEIAVVVDDVPMGASVEEARDAIRLVMLVNDVSLRGLIPGELAKGFGFFQSKPSSAFSPVAVTPDELGDAWDGGKLHLPLLVSLNGKAFGKADAGVDMTFDFGQLVAHAAKTRPLVAGSIIGSGTVSNKLDGGPGKPVSEGGAGYSCIAEVRTIETIATGAPKTPFMKFGDIVRIEMKDKAGHSIFGAIEQTVTRYEKD, encoded by the coding sequence ATGAAACTTGCGACACTGAAGGATTCCACCCGCGACGGCCGTCTGGTCGTCGTCTCGCGCGACCTGACGCGCTGCTCGGAAGTGGGCCATATCGCCCGCAGCCTGCAGGCGGCGCTCGACGACTGGGCGCATGTCGCGCCGCGGCTGGAACGGGTTGCCGAAGGGCTGGAGACCGGCTCGCAGCCGACCACCCGCTTCCACGAGCACGACGCGACCTCTCCCTTGCCGCGCGCCTACCAGTGGGCGGATGGCTCGGCCTATGTCAACCACGTCGAACTCGTCCGCAAGGCCCGCAATGCCGAGATGCCGGAAAGCTTCTGGACCGATCCGCTGATGTACCAGGGCGGCTCCGACAGCTTCCTCGGCCCGCGCGACCCGATCCTCGCATCCGACGAGGCTTGGGGCATCGACATGGAGGGCGAGATCGCCGTCGTGGTCGACGACGTGCCGATGGGCGCGAGCGTGGAAGAGGCGCGCGATGCGATCCGCCTCGTCATGCTGGTCAACGACGTCTCGCTGCGCGGCCTCATCCCCGGTGAACTCGCCAAGGGCTTCGGCTTCTTCCAGTCGAAACCCTCCTCCGCCTTCTCCCCCGTTGCGGTCACGCCGGACGAACTGGGCGATGCCTGGGACGGCGGCAAGCTGCACCTGCCGCTCCTCGTCTCGCTCAACGGCAAGGCCTTCGGCAAAGCCGATGCCGGCGTCGACATGACCTTCGATTTCGGCCAGCTCGTCGCCCATGCGGCAAAGACCCGTCCGCTCGTCGCCGGCTCGATCATCGGTTCCGGCACGGTCTCCAACAAGCTCGACGGCGGCCCCGGCAAGCCGGTTTCCGAAGGTGGCGCCGGTTATTCCTGCATTGCCGAAGTCCGCACCATCGAGACGATCGCCACCGGCGCCCCGAAGACCCCCTTCATGAAGTTCGGCGACATCGTGCGCATCGAGATGAAGGACAAGGCCGGCCACTCCATCTTCGGCGCCATCGAGCAGACCGTGACGCGCTACGAAAAGGACTGA
- a CDS encoding DUF2585 domain-containing protein produces the protein MNRTVRNSLLIAAGFIAVTAAILYTMGQPLICKCGYVKLWHGVVVSSENSQHLSDWYTPSHIIHGILFFGFFTLILKKAGINVRLALALVVECAWEILENTDMVINRYRESTVSLDYFGDSVINSSADILAMVVGFFLASRLPVWASVALIVIFEATTTYLIRDGLALNILMLVWPIEAVKAWQGG, from the coding sequence TTGAACCGCACGGTCCGAAATTCCCTGCTGATCGCCGCCGGCTTTATCGCCGTGACGGCCGCCATCCTTTATACGATGGGTCAGCCGCTCATCTGCAAGTGCGGATATGTGAAACTGTGGCATGGCGTGGTGGTTTCCTCCGAAAATTCGCAGCACCTTTCCGACTGGTACACGCCGAGCCACATCATTCACGGCATCCTGTTCTTCGGCTTCTTCACGCTGATCCTGAAAAAGGCGGGCATAAATGTGCGTCTCGCCCTCGCGCTCGTCGTGGAATGCGCCTGGGAAATCCTCGAAAACACCGACATGGTGATCAACCGCTACCGCGAATCGACGGTCTCGCTCGATTATTTCGGCGACAGCGTGATCAATTCCAGCGCGGATATCCTCGCCATGGTCGTCGGCTTCTTCCTCGCCTCGCGCCTGCCCGTCTGGGCAAGCGTCGCGCTCATCGTGATCTTCGAGGCGACGACCACCTACCTCATCCGCGACGGGCTGGCGCTGAACATCCTGATGCTCGTCTGGCCGATCGAAGCGGTGAAAGCCTGGCAGGGCGGCTGA